A genomic window from Bacillota bacterium includes:
- a CDS encoding sigma-E processing peptidase SpoIIGA: protein ALRLVVCAVGGPWLMAATAFRIRGLRRLCAVVAVMCGVGFVAAGAGMAAQSVLAGQGRAELGALVSLAVLVGTAVAARRYLSNALVTRALQAHVRMRFGERWIYAEGMLDTGNHLTEPVERLAVVLVDPRVLAPVVEAALGERLEELARDPFALASRLTALAPEWARRFRLVPFQAVGTERGVMAAFRADSVEVHLNGVPPPAMGPAVVALSPTPLRAGELQALVPADYVARPGRTSPAGQSPWAVGGGVVGVKAG, encoded by the coding sequence GGCCCTGCGCCTGGTGGTCTGTGCCGTGGGCGGCCCGTGGTTGATGGCGGCTACGGCGTTCCGCATACGGGGGCTGCGGCGGCTTTGCGCGGTCGTGGCGGTGATGTGTGGGGTTGGCTTTGTGGCCGCCGGGGCGGGCATGGCAGCACAGAGCGTCTTGGCGGGGCAGGGACGGGCCGAACTGGGGGCGCTGGTCTCCCTGGCGGTGCTGGTGGGCACCGCTGTGGCGGCCCGCCGGTACCTGTCGAACGCTCTGGTGACCCGGGCGCTCCAGGCCCACGTACGCATGCGTTTCGGCGAACGCTGGATTTACGCGGAGGGGATGCTGGACACCGGCAACCACCTGACCGAACCGGTTGAGAGGCTGGCCGTGGTGCTCGTCGACCCTCGGGTGCTGGCGCCGGTGGTGGAAGCTGCGCTGGGCGAAAGGCTGGAGGAACTGGCCAGGGATCCCTTCGCCCTGGCTTCCCGGCTGACGGCGCTGGCACCTGAATGGGCCAGACGGTTCCGGCTGGTGCCGTTTCAGGCGGTCGGCACCGAACGTGGGGTGATGGCCGCCTTTCGTGCCGATTCGGTGGAAGTCCACCTCAACGGCGTGCCCCCGCCCGCGATGGGCCCCGCCGTCGTGGCGCTGTCTCCGACGCCGCTGCGGGCGGGTGAGCTGCAGGCTCTGGTGCCCGCCGACTACGTGGCCCGGCCGGGCCGGACGTCCCCGGCCGGGCAGTCCCCGTGGGCTGTGGGAGGAGGAGTCGTCGGTGTCAAGGCTGGCTAA